GGCGAAGACGCGCATCCAGCCGGAGGACGCGGCGCCTTCGATGGGGTGCGAGGGGATGACGTGCCCCACCGGGGCCGTGAGCGCCTGCCGCGCGGTGTCCGCGAGCGCCGGGGGATGGACGGCGTCCCTCGGCAGGTGGCGCGACTTGTGGTCGACCAGGAAGAGCCGTTCCTCGCCGTCCGGGCCCATCACGGCGATGGCCCGGTACTGGCCCACGGCCTCCAGCAGGGCGCGCAATTCGTTGTGATGGTCTCCCGCGGAGCCGGGCTGGGCGAGCAGCTCGCTCGCGAAGCGCAGGTTGTCCCCCAGGTCCTCCAGCGACCGGGCGACGCCGCTGGCGGCCTCCTCCAACTGGGCCTGCCGGTCGCGTCCGAACTGTTCCACGAGCGCCTGCCGGTCGCGCTGGATGAACCACACGGCTCCGCCCGCCACGCTGGCCAGGGCGACGAGCAGGAGGACGAGGGGGACGAGGAGCCGGTGCATGGGGAGTGCGGGGGAGTCCACACAACGCAAAGCCCGGGCCAGCCGTTCCCTCCAGGGGCCGGTGCCTTGCGCCGCGCCACGACCGCCGCAAATCACCACACCGGGGATGGCACTTTGCCTGGACAGGCCTGGGCTAGAGTGGCCGCCCCCTCAAACGGAGACCGAGCCAGCACATGAGCCAGAACCTCTACGACATCCCCCTCACCGGCATCGACGGCGCTCCCCGGACGCTGGGGCAGCACAAGGGCAAGGTCCTGCTGGTGGTGAACGTCGCCTCCAAGTGCGGCCTGACGCCCCAGTACGAAGGCCTGCAGAAGCTCTACGCGAGCCGGCAGGGCCAGGGCCTGGAGGTGCTGGGCTTCCCCGCGAACAACTTCCTGGGCCAGGAGCCGGGCAGCGAGGCGGAGATCCAGCAGTTCTGCACCTTGAAGTACGACGTGACCTTCCCGCTGTACGCGAAGATCTCCGTGGTGGGGCAGGACAAGCACCCGCTCTACCACGCGCTGACCGGCGCCATCCCGGAGGCCACGGGCGAGGGGTCCATGCGCGCGAACCTCAAGGGCTACGGCATCGAAGCCAACCCGAAGCCGGAGGTGCAGTGGAACTTCGAGAAGTTCCTCATCGGCCGGGATGGCCGCGTCGTGGGCCGCTTCGCGCCGGACGTGACGGCGGAGGATCCGCGCCTGGTCCAGGCCATTGACGCGGAGCTGGCGAAGCCGGCCTGAGCTCAGGCCTCCGGCGCGGGCGCTTCCATCCGTCCACAGGCGCGGTTGGCCGGGACGGCCAGGTCGATCTTCCTGGGGCGGGGCAGCTGGAGGTTGTTCATCACCTCGATGAACTCCTCGCGGCTGCGTCCCGCGACCCGCGGGTTGTGGCGCTTCTCCTCGCCGATGCTCGTCACCGTGTGGCCGTGGTAGTCGTGCGCGGGAAAGACGAGCGTCGCGTCCGGGAGCTGGAAGAGGACGCGGGTGATGGAGTCGTAGAGCTGGCCCGCGCTCCCGTTCTGGAAGTCGGTGCGGCCGTTGCCGCGCACCATCAGCGCATCCCCGGTGAACACGCGGTCGCCCAGGAGGTAGCTCACGCTGTCGTCCGTGTGGCCCGGCGTGGCGAGCACCTGGAAGGCGCACTGTCCCACGTGCACCGTGTCTCCATGCCGCACGTGCAGGTCGGCGCACCGGGCGCCACCGGCTCCAGCCACCACCTGGCACCGCGTGCGCTCCCGCAGCGTTCCGGACGCGGTGACGTGATCCGCGTGCACGTGGGTGTCGAAGACGTGGGTGAGGACGAGCCCCAGCTCCCCGACGAGCCGCAGGTCCCGGTCCACCTGCTCCAGCACCGGATCGATGAGGACGGCCTGGCCCGTGGACTCGTCGCCGACGAGGTACGTGTAGGTCGAGGACTCGGAGTCGAAGAGCTGGCGGAAGAGCATGTCGGAGTCTCGGGCGCGGAGGAGGCTTCAGCGCCCTTCGTGTGAATTGTCCGCTGGAACGCCGGCTCCGGGAAGGGGAACTCTGGCGATACCGGATGTGGACCGGGCAACGTCTGTTCGCATCGCGGGGCAGCTGGCGCGGTGAGAGGGGCGTGGGCAGGCTCGCGGCCTGCTCACATGAACGCTCTCGCCCCCCTCAAGCCGTCGTCCGCCGCGGAGCACCACCGGGTGCTGATCATCGGCGGCGGCACCGCGGGCCTCACGGTCGCGGCGCGGCTGCGGCGCAAGGGCGTGCGGGGCGTCGCGGTGGTCGAGCCCTCGGCGCAGCACTTCTACCAGCCGCTGTGGACGCTGGTGGGGGCGGGCGCCGCGGACATCGCGAGCACCGTGCGGGCGGAGGCGGACTACATCCCGAAGGGGACGCGGTGGATCCAGGACCGGGCGGAGGAGGTGGACCCCGTCCGGCAGCTCGTGCTCACGCGGGGTGGCACGCGCCTGACCTATGACTTCCTGGTGGTCGCTCCGGGCATCCAGCTGGACTGGGACCGGGTGCGAGGCCTGCGCGAGGCGCTGAAGACGCCGTACGTGTCCAGCAACTACGACTTCCGGCTCGCGCCGAAGACGTGGGAGATGGTGCGGGCGTTCCAGGGCGGCACGGCGCTGTTCACCCATCCGGCCACGCCGGTGAAGTGCGCGGGGGCGCCGCAGAAGATCATGTACCTGGTGGCGGATCACCTGCGCCGCAGCGGGCTCGCCGGGAAGTCGCGCGTCGTCTTCGGCTCGGCGGCCAAGGCGCTCTTCGGGGTGCAGCCCTTCGCGCGGGTGCTGGAGGGCGTCGTGAACCGCTACGGCATCGAAACGCACTTCGGCCACGACCTGGTGGAGGTGCGCGCGCACTCCCGCGAGGCGCTCTTCGCGGTGACGCGCGACGGGCAGCGGGAGTGGGTGACCGTGGGGTACGACCTCTTGCACGTCACGCCGCCGCAGAGCGCGCCGGACTTCATCAAGCGCAGCGCGCTGGCCCATCAGGACGGCCCGAACGCGGGCTGGGTGAAGGCGCACAAGCACACGCTCCAGCACCCGGACCATCCGAACGTCTTCGCCATTGGAGACGCGAGCGACCTGCCCACGTCGCGCACGGGGGCCGCCATCCGGGCGGAGGCGCCGGTGCTCGTGGAGAACCTGGTGGCCGTGATGGAGGGGCGCGAGCCCACGGCGCGGTATGACGGCTATGCGTCCTGTCCGCTGGTGACGGGCTATGGGCGGATGCTGCTCGCCGAGTTCGACTACGACGGCCAGCCCGCGCCGAGCCTGCCGTTCATCAATACCTTCGTGGAGCGCCGCGACCTGTGGCTGCTCAAGAAGTACGGACTGCCGCGCCTGTACTGGGACTGGATGCTTCGTGGCCGCGCGTGAACACTGGAAGAAGTGAACGCTCGACGGTGGGGGCCGCCCGTGCGACCGTCCCGCCCGTGACCCCCTACGACAAGCTCTTCGAGAACAACAAGGCCTGGGCGGAGGAGCAGCTCCGCGCGGATCCGGACTACTTCACCAAGCTGTCGGTGTCGCAGCAGCCGGACTTCCTCTACATCGGGTGTTCGGACAGCCGCGTGCCCGCGAACCAGATCATGGGACTGCCGCCGGGTGACGTGTTCGTGCACCGCAACGTCGCCAACCTGGTCAACAACGTCGACCTGAACGTGATGTCGGTCATCAACTACGCCGTCCGGCACCTGGACGTGAAGCACATCATCGTCTGCGGCCACTACGGCTGCGGCGGGGTGCGCGCGGCGATGCAGCCCAAGGACCTGGGCATCCTCAACCCCTGGCTGCGCAACATCCGGGACGTGTACCGGTTCCACAAGCAGGAGCTGGACGGCATCGCGGACGAGACGAAGCGCTACGAGCGGCTGGTGGAGCTCAACGTCCTGGAGCAGAGCATCAACATCATCAAGACCGCCGCCGTGCAGAAGTCCTACCTGGCGCGCGGCTTCCCCGTCGTGCACTCGTGGGTGTTCGACCTGCGCAACGGCATCCTCCAGGACCTGAAGCTGGACTTCGTCCAGACGCTCCACAACATCCAGGAGGTCTACGACCTCACGAAGGAGTGAGACCCCGGGGCTGACGACAGCGCCGGGGAGCGCGGCCTAGACCCGCGGAGATGATGACTCCGCGGCTCAGGGCATGGGTGTTCTCGCTCAACACCTTCGTCGCCGCGATGGCCGCGCTGTTCCTCGGGCTGCGCTTCTCCCTGCCCAGACCGTACTGGGCGATGATCACCGTCTACGTCGTCAGCCAGCCGCTGTCCGGCGCGCTGCGCTCGAAGGCCGTCTTCCGGCTGCTGGGCACGGTGCTGGGCGCGGTGATGGCCTGCGTGCTCGTCCCCCCTCTGGTGAACGCGCCGGAGCTGCTGTCGCTCGCGATGGCGCTGTGGGTGGGCTTCTGCCTGTACCTGGCGCTCCTGGACCGCACGCCGCGCAGCTACGTCTTCATGCTGGGCGGCTACACGGCGGCCATCATCGGCTTTCCCGGCGTCGCCTCGCCGGGAGTCCTCTTCGACACGGCGCTGGTGCGGGTGGAGGAGATTGGCCTGGGCATCGTGTGCGCCACCGTCGTGCACACCGTGCTCTTTCCGCGCCCGGTGGGGCCGGTGCTGCTGGACCGCATCGATGGCTTCCTCGCGGACGCGGGCCGGTGGGCCCAGGACGCGCTCGCGGGACGCAAGGACGCGCGCACGCGCCGCGAGTGGCACCGGCTGGCGGAGGACGTCACCACGCTGCACCTGCTGGCGACGCACCTGCCGTTCGACACCGCGGGCCTGCGCCCCCGGGCCGGCGCCGTGCGCGCGCTGCATGAGCGCATGTCCATGCTGCTGCCCATCCTCTCCAGCATCGAGGACCGGCTCGCGGTCCTCCAGGCCTCGGGCGGGGGGCCTGACGCCAGGCGGGACACGCTCCTTCACGCGCTGGGCGCGTGGATCCAGGCGGGGCCCGATGCCCCTCGCGCCGAAGGCGAGCGGCTCTCCCAGGCCTGCGCCGCGCTCGCGCCGCCGCTGGACGCGGAGGCGGACTGGACCGCGCTCGTCACCACCAGCCTCGCCGTGCGCCTGGGCGAGCTGGTGGACACCGTCCAGGACTGCCGCGATCTGCGCGCCTTCATCCGCGACCCCACCGGGCCCGCGCCGGAGCGCCTGACGCCGCTGTTGCTCGCGCGCGTCCAGCGTCCCCTGCACCGCGACCGGGGGCTGGCGCTGCTGTCCGGCATCGCGGCGGCGGCGGCCGTGCTGCTCTGCTGCGCCGTGTGGATTTCGCTCGCGTGGCCGGAGGGGAGCGCGGCGGCGATGATGGCGGCCGTCTACAGCTGCCTCTTCGCGACCCAGGATGATCCGGTGCCGGCCATCCTGTCCGCGCTGGCCTTCACGGGGGTGTCCTTCGTCGTGGGCGGGGTGTACCTGTTCGGCATCCT
The sequence above is drawn from the Corallococcus sp. NCRR genome and encodes:
- a CDS encoding glutathione peroxidase codes for the protein MSQNLYDIPLTGIDGAPRTLGQHKGKVLLVVNVASKCGLTPQYEGLQKLYASRQGQGLEVLGFPANNFLGQEPGSEAEIQQFCTLKYDVTFPLYAKISVVGQDKHPLYHALTGAIPEATGEGSMRANLKGYGIEANPKPEVQWNFEKFLIGRDGRVVGRFAPDVTAEDPRLVQAIDAELAKPA
- a CDS encoding MBL fold metallo-hydrolase, whose translation is MLFRQLFDSESSTYTYLVGDESTGQAVLIDPVLEQVDRDLRLVGELGLVLTHVFDTHVHADHVTASGTLRERTRCQVVAGAGGARCADLHVRHGDTVHVGQCAFQVLATPGHTDDSVSYLLGDRVFTGDALMVRGNGRTDFQNGSAGQLYDSITRVLFQLPDATLVFPAHDYHGHTVTSIGEEKRHNPRVAGRSREEFIEVMNNLQLPRPRKIDLAVPANRACGRMEAPAPEA
- a CDS encoding NAD(P)/FAD-dependent oxidoreductase; this translates as MNALAPLKPSSAAEHHRVLIIGGGTAGLTVAARLRRKGVRGVAVVEPSAQHFYQPLWTLVGAGAADIASTVRAEADYIPKGTRWIQDRAEEVDPVRQLVLTRGGTRLTYDFLVVAPGIQLDWDRVRGLREALKTPYVSSNYDFRLAPKTWEMVRAFQGGTALFTHPATPVKCAGAPQKIMYLVADHLRRSGLAGKSRVVFGSAAKALFGVQPFARVLEGVVNRYGIETHFGHDLVEVRAHSREALFAVTRDGQREWVTVGYDLLHVTPPQSAPDFIKRSALAHQDGPNAGWVKAHKHTLQHPDHPNVFAIGDASDLPTSRTGAAIRAEAPVLVENLVAVMEGREPTARYDGYASCPLVTGYGRMLLAEFDYDGQPAPSLPFINTFVERRDLWLLKKYGLPRLYWDWMLRGRA
- a CDS encoding carbonic anhydrase; translation: MNTGRSERSTVGAARATVPPVTPYDKLFENNKAWAEEQLRADPDYFTKLSVSQQPDFLYIGCSDSRVPANQIMGLPPGDVFVHRNVANLVNNVDLNVMSVINYAVRHLDVKHIIVCGHYGCGGVRAAMQPKDLGILNPWLRNIRDVYRFHKQELDGIADETKRYERLVELNVLEQSINIIKTAAVQKSYLARGFPVVHSWVFDLRNGILQDLKLDFVQTLHNIQEVYDLTKE
- a CDS encoding FUSC family protein, with the protein product MMTPRLRAWVFSLNTFVAAMAALFLGLRFSLPRPYWAMITVYVVSQPLSGALRSKAVFRLLGTVLGAVMACVLVPPLVNAPELLSLAMALWVGFCLYLALLDRTPRSYVFMLGGYTAAIIGFPGVASPGVLFDTALVRVEEIGLGIVCATVVHTVLFPRPVGPVLLDRIDGFLADAGRWAQDALAGRKDARTRREWHRLAEDVTTLHLLATHLPFDTAGLRPRAGAVRALHERMSMLLPILSSIEDRLAVLQASGGGPDARRDTLLHALGAWIQAGPDAPRAEGERLSQACAALAPPLDAEADWTALVTTSLAVRLGELVDTVQDCRDLRAFIRDPTGPAPERLTPLLLARVQRPLHRDRGLALLSGIAAAAAVLLCCAVWISLAWPEGSAAAMMAAVYSCLFATQDDPVPAILSALAFTGVSFVVGGVYLFGILPGIDGFPLLAAVLAPTLLGMGLLMADPWWAGRASIAVLGLLGTLSLQERYTADLAEFINSSLAQAAGFIAAALSTRFLRSVGTDWSAHRLLRTGWRELAGLASAEGVPDRLGWTSRMLDRLGLLTPRLALATSRDEALEAADALADLRLGLNVVDLQRVRPHVGTAANQSAGLLLQRISGHFQARSRGRVTAPPVELLGALDATLGRVADAPPSSEKRDGVLALVGLRRALFPDAAPYRAVPLEAAR